CAGTAATCGGCTTGCCATCAGCTGGATGTTTGCCCAGCTCTTTTCCCGGCGCAGCTGAGCCACCGCGCCCGCGGCCGCTTTTCGCCTCAGCCAGCAGAACCACAGCGCGGTTGAGGCCTACGGACAGGACATCGTCGTCCGCCGTCAGGTTTTTCCATGTGGTACCGTGCTTCAGATACGGGCCAAAACGTCCGATCCCGGCGGTAATCATCTGGCCGGTTTCCGGGTGCTTGCCCACATCACGCGGCAGGGCCAGCAGCTTCAGGGCAGTATCCAGGTCCAGATCATGGGCGTGCAGGCCTTTGGGCAGGGAAACCCGTTTGGGTTTTTCTGTATCGTCCTTTTTCTTCGTCTTTTTCTTTTTTCCATCTTCTGCAGCTGGCGGTGGCGCCTCTTCCTTCGGGCCCAGCTGGGCATAGACGCCGTAAGGGCCGTGACGGACGGTTACAGGTAACCCTGTCACCGGGTCGTTACCCAGCAGGCGAGGGCCTTCCACCAGGGTTGCTGCGTCCTCGCCCTCCTCGTGGGTCATGGACAGATGGCGGGTGTACTTGCATTCAGGGTACCGGGAACAGCCGATAAAGCCGCCAAATTTGCCCAGCTTGAGGCCCAGACGTCCCTCGTGGCAGGCGGGACAGGTGCGGGCGCCGTGCTTCAGCGCTGCGGTGTCGGGTGTTTCGGGGAAAAAATGGGGGCCCAGATGCTGGTCCAGGGCATCCAGAACCTGGGTGATGGTCAGGTCCTTTGTCTCGCCCACTGCAGCGGAAAAATCGGTCCAGAACTGACGCAGCAGCTTTTTCCACTCCAGCCGTCCGCCGGAAATATCGTCCAGTTTTTCTTCCAGGCTGGCGGTGAAGTCGTATTCAACATACCGTTCGAAAAAGCTGGTCAGGAAGGCGGTGACGATGCGGCCCCGGTC
This genomic window from Pseudomonadota bacterium contains:
- a CDS encoding topoisomerase DNA-binding C4 zinc finger domain-containing protein yields the protein DRGRIVTAFLTSFFERYVEYDFTASLEEKLDDISGGRLEWKKLLRQFWTDFSAAVGETKDLTITQVLDALDQHLGPHFFPETPDTAALKHGARTCPACHEGRLGLKLGKFGGFIGCSRYPECKYTRHLSMTHEEGEDAATLVEGPRLLGNDPVTGLPVTVRHGPYGVYAQLGPKEEAPPPAAEDGKKKKTKKKDDTEKPKRVSLPKGLHAHDLDLDTALKLLALPRDVGKHPETGQMITAGIGRFGPYLKHGTTWKNLTADDDVLSVGLNRAVVLLAEAKSGRGRGGSAAPGKELGKHPADGKPITVGAGRYGPYVKHGKVFASIPKDTSPDDVTLDQAVELLAKKEGKAGTAPEKKTRASGKKKK